GTTAGCAGCTGGTCTCTAgtgaaggagctggaggagctgcaggtgaGTGTCACAACGTTCGATGCTGGTGAAGGCAGATGGTGCTTGGCTTGGGGGGGCAGCAGGACAGGGGGGTTCGCGCTTCTGCCAGTTGGGGATTTTGGTTCCAAGCTCTGTGTGTCATGGTGATTGCAGGGGCGCAGCAGGCACCAGATGGAGGCAGACTGGGAAAATGGCACCATGACCCCCTTCACTCCATTGTGGTGCCAGTATTAAAAGCTAAACCAGACACTTCACTGGGAGGTGGCCCTGCCCAAGGCCATTTGTGTCATCCATAAACTGACTTCTCTGTAACCCAGGGAGCAGCCAAACACTGTCTGAACCCTGGATCTCCTGATTGCACCTTTGCCCATTTAGGAGCATGTCTCTGAGCCTGTGCTGTCAACTGGGGTGAGTCACAGAGCTGGAGACTCTGCGAAAAGCTGGGATCACACTGTTGGTGTGCTATGGAACTGCCAGTAGTGGGGTGATGATGGGGAGAAAATCTACAGCTGAAATGTGAGAGAGTGACTGAAAGGGAATAGTAAAGCAGATTGAGAGAATGGAAGCAATTACCGGCACACTGCACAGCAGCTGTTTGGTTCTGCCCTTCCTCCTGCACCATTCTGTGGTGGCCAATCATTTTTTTGGGGGTCTCCTTGCAGACCAACAGAGAGAATGAGTTCTACAGCAAGCTGGCTGACCTGCACCTGGAGAAATACAACTTCCCCGTGGAGATGATCATCTGCCTCCCCAATGGCACGGTGGTATGTTTTTTATCCCTTCAGCTTGGCCCTTAGAGACAGTAATTCTATcaaaaaagctgaaacaaagaTCTTTTTATTCAGAAACAACAGTAGCAGCTCTTGAGTGGGGGCAGGAGGACAAAACAATCAGACTTGGACCAAAAGTCTGCTTGTGATTCTTCATTGTCTCTGGCTGGAGTCAGTGACCTCTGGGAAGCCATTGTAGCTTGTTTCCTGAATCTATTGTCCTTTGTGCTCATGGTTTGGAGAAAATCTCTCCTTATCAGCACCTTCTAGCACATTTATATCTTTCTCTTGATTCCTTCAAGTTTGTCACAGCAGATCAGTCGTTAGCAAGTCTACACACTCTAGCTCTGCTGTTTCCCCACCAGCCTCCCTGCCTTGAACAATGACAGCAGTTCCTGACACCCCACAGTGCGGTGCTTTGCTGTGTGCTAGGGGCCAGGCTGTCTGCAGGCGAAGATCCTGCTGGGGCTAATCCGATTCTGCTCCATGCTTGCCAGATATTAGCGAGTGACATGTGCAGTGACTCCTTGCGGTCTCTTCAGTGGCTCCCCTCCAGGTAAGGCAGTGGGCTGGAGGGTAGCTTCAGCTCAGCCTGTCAGCAAAGCTGTCCCACTTTGCCACCTCCATGGGGAATCAAGGCACAGAGGCATTTGAAGCTTAAGTGCTGGTTTTACAGCTGTACGGGGTGATGAGAGCACCACCCTGGCAGCCAGCATGGTTGGGCTGCTGTCTCCCCAGCCCTTGCTCAGAGAGAGGTTTTACACCTGTGTGATTCTTCCCAAATCACCTTCATCTTAAACTGAGAGGTCATCACTCTCCGGAGAAGGAACAGACTGTTACCTTTCACATATCTTTCTCGGACTGTAAGATGCAAACCTGAATCCTGGATGTTGAATTAGCATTTGCAAAGTATTAGTGATTCTTTAAGAGTTGTTATGGTCTTGTCACTTGTGTCCTGGCTAGAGGCCAAGGCAGTGGCTGGGGAATTGTCTCCCGGGAATTGTTCTGGCCCTTAAAGTCTCCTtgccttgtctgttttctttcccagattCACCATATCAATGCCAACTACTTCCTGGACATTACTTCTATGAAGCCTGAAGATGTTGAAAGTAGCATCTTTAGTTTCTCAACTAATTTTGAAGACCCTTCAACTGCAACTTACCTCCAGTTCCTGAAGGAAGGACTGCAAAGAGCAAAACCATTCCTGCAGAcctaaaaaaacaaaggcaCTTGAATGCCCCACAGAGATGGCCAAAGACTTCAGAAATCTATTTTGATTACAGCAATTCTTCCTTACCTTCATGCTAGACGTTGATGCAGCCAGTCCCAGACTGGGGTTTGAGGCTAAGTTTAAAGTGATACCAGTTTATATAACCTGCCCTTTGAGTTCAGGCAGTTTTTTACAGGAGTGAAAATACTTGAATCCATGAACATTCTTGGTGCATACACCCTCATGTTTTTCCAGCTCCTCTTCAGACAGTGGTGAAACTCATGTCACAGCTCTACCAGGCATCACCCAGAAACCCCTGATCTCACGGACTGGACTGTGTCGAACCATGGAGAACAGCTGCTTTGTTACGACTGAACACTTGGTGAGCGCCTGGGCCCTGGGGGCAAAGGTGCACAGTCCAGGGCAGGTGGGAAGCTCCCTCCTGGTAGCCAGTGTCCAACTCTGCTcatcaccagcagcagctctgagctctcAGCTGCCCTGTGGATGGCATTTATTGACAGCAGTGGCCTAACGGGACTGTAGCTGCTCAGGGGTAGACATGGACGTAGGAGGTTCACCCTGAGCCGAGTGGCCTCTTCCCAGCACCCTGTGTGATGTGGTGGGAGAGATGTCTCATGCAGGTTCTTTGCATCTGAAATCAAGAACAGAGACCAGGGCATTAGAGGTCTGGTGCAGCTCAGAGATGTCAGGTGAGGCTTTACTCGGGGGAATTAGGGTCTGGAGCCCCTGTTAGCTCCAGCAGTGCAGTACATGCATGGGACACAGGATACAGGACATGGTAGTGGGCAATGCTCCTACCCCATCCAGCCCAGGGCCACTTCCAGCCTCGGGCTCTGAGAGTTTTATTATCCCAGAGTCTCCCTTTTTGCCTACAAGTCAAACTGAACGTTGAACCGTGATGAAGATCACAGGAGGTTCAGTGTTGCCCTGAGATCACTGGTTGAGAACTGAGCAGTTCTAAAAGCCAGCAGTAGTAAAGAAATTTTCAGGACACTTTTCCAAAGAAATGGACGGGATTCAGCTGTGCCTCCCCAATAACCTGCTTGGACAGAACACCCTTGTCCTTTACGTGTAACTGCCCTGAGCAGTCACTCCTGCTGTGTGAGTGTAAATTGGAGAAGGAAAGGTTAAGTGAAACAGGTTTTAAAGCATATTCTTGTAGAAGGGTGAGGAGGCAAAGCATCTTCAGTAGATGGCTGCAAGCAGCCCAGGCTGTTGatgttttttctgctgtctgAAGCACAAATTTTTTGGACCAAATCAGATGGGGTGAAAAGCCttattttgggtttgtttgggttgtttggtttgggttttttttgaagggtTGTTGTCATGCCTGGACTCCAGGGTGTGGGAGGAGCCCTGAAGGTGGTGATTACCCTGTTCCCACACTGCCCTGGCTCTCCTGTCTGTATGTGTGGCTTAGACGGACCTCTGGTCTGATCCACTTCACTAATTGCTCTAGTGAGGTTACCCCAGGATGTTTCTCAGTATTGGCTTTCTAACTATGCATTAGCTTTGCACTTTTCTCACACTCCAAGGGGCCTGCAGTAACACAGGTGTGGATTTGGCAGCAGTTCCAGCTGCAAAAAAGTGCCAAAGCCTCCAGGCAGCGTTCGAGACCAAGCTCCTGTCGCAGCAGTGGTCTCAGGTCTCATTCCTTCGGGGGACTTAGGCCTCAGACAAGAGCGGCAGAGGAGACCGAgtccctcctttcccccagctccttGGGAGCACAGCTGTAGTGTAGATTTGCCCTTCTGGGTTTCATGTGAGGTATTTTTGCTGCACTTTTCCTGAGCCGCTCAGCCAGGGGCCTCAGACTCTGAAGCCATGTCTGTCAGCTGTGTTTAGGTGGAGAGCCCATTCCGTATGCTTCCCTTCCCACCAGTTTCGCAGCAGAAGGGGACAGAGAAGGCAGTGGCTAAGCAGGCAGGAAGCGCTTTTGgccctgctgaggtggggagtTGCAAGGGACAACATCAGTTGTTTGATCCTGCAATAGTACCGGGATTGTTTGCTGTCTCTTGCAGGCCTGCCCAGAGCCACGCGTGAGCACACTTGGGGTGAAGGGGGTCAGTGatgggtggcaggaggagcaCAAACAGCTgcctccaggctggagcagtcagggGGATCTGGAGGGGATGGGGGGCATTCAACTGTGCCTCCCTGATAACCTGTTAACTGCAAAGCTGCCCAACTGATGTGTCACTgacagcctggctgctgcagtgggTGTCTGTGGACAGCAGATGTTGCCTGTGGCTTTTATTAATACGTGCCAAGCTTTTTGTCTCCTCTTTGTAAACTTGCTAaggggtttgggggatttttgtATAGGTTTAGGATACTTcgggggggaggaggtgctgttttttccccctctcctgtGCTTTGTGACGCGCTGGTCTAAAACTCGCAGCGGGCCAGAGCCGATGTTTGTCAGGAGGGGGCCGGGGAGAAGCAGCCCCGCGCGATTCGGTGCCGGTTGACGTGACGGGCCCCAGGGCCTCGGCTGTAGCTGCACTTGTTAAAGCCATCCCACCacccttggcctcctgcagtcCTTGTCTCCGCCGGGCCGCggggggcggccgggccgggctcaGGGAGCGGGGCGGTGGCGGCTGCGCGCGGGGCGAGTTCTGCTTCCGGGCGGttggggggggcggggggcgagTTCTGCTTCCGGGCGGTTGGGGTGGGGCGAGTTCTGCTTCCGGGGGATGGCGGCGCGGTGCCCGGCCGGCCGCCGCACCTCAGGTACCGGCGGGTCctggggcggcgggcgggaggggGACGGGCTGTGGCCCCGGCACTGGCCGAGGGACGGGGACTGGCTGCGGGGTTAGGGGATGCAGCTCGACCCGTCCCCGGGGGCTCCGCGGGCGGCCCCGGCGCGGGCAGCGGCAGAGTCCGCAGCGAGACACTCGTGTCTTCCAGCGAGAAGCGCCAGCGCggcggggagagggggaagatgAGCCCGGCCCGCGCCCGCGGGAGCCGCAGCACCCAGCGCTGAGCCCGCTCCGGCGGCcgccgccagagccggagatgGCCGCGGACTCTGTAAGTGGCACGACGCCCGGAACGCGAGCGCCAGCCCGCTGCGGCCCTTCCTCTCGGCCTCTTCCCTCTCCGGGCCCCTTCTCCCGCGGCCGGTGGTCACAGCGGTCGCTGCATTCCCAGCTAGCAgattccatttaaaatacacatcAGGCGTTTGAAATCCCACTGCATAGCGCTAACGTCCAGGTACTGTGTGTATAGTGAGCCCCAGCAAGAAATAGATTGATGGATCTGTTGGTAGACTGAGTGATAGAGCCGGTTTGGAATCCAGTTTGTCATTGTGGTGCTCACTGTCCAGAGTCCGTGCTGCCTCCGGTCACAAAAGCCTGTAAACTGGCAGAGGGGATGACCGTCAAAGGAGAAAGCACTTCACCTTTTCAGTCCATTTCAGAAGTATCCAGGAGATCACTGAAACATTCGCTCTTTCTCAAAACACTTTCCAAGGCTGTTCTCATCAGCCCTCAGTTCGGATACACGTTGAATACGCTTGGCCCTTTGCCATCATCCAGGAAATGTTCATGGTCTCACCAGTGCTGTTCGTATTAAAGATCACGTGGAAGCAAGAATGTCCTTTTAAATGAGGATTTAGCCgatttccttttctcccaggCTCCTCGTGTGATGCTGTTCAGTCCTGAAAATACTAAACCTGTGTTTAAAATGCCCCTTAATAACTGGCTGACTTTCATGTATGTTCAGCTGAAACATGGTTTTATGAAAGAAGGACCTCAGTTATTATCAGGTTCCCAATTTAAGGAATCGCCGAATAATAACATGAAAGGATGAAAGCTCCTGAGCTGGTTATACAGGAAAATTTTCAAATGAATAAACTTTAGGAAGGGCAACAGACTTGAAATGTTAATTGTGTCATGGATTCTTGTAGACAATCCCCATCTGGCAGAACAAACCCCATGGCTCAGCACGCAGCGTTGTCAGGAGGATTGGGTCAAACCTCCCTTTAAAGCCCTGTCCCAGAGCAACCTTTGAGGTGAGTGGGCCCAACAGGgacttctttatttctttgtttttgaaaaTTCTGTTCTTGTCAGTGATCATTGGCAACTTGAGGAAAATATAGTGTCTATGGTCAGGGTTAGCAAGCTAGAGGAGGCAAACATGGAGTTTTCTTAACTGGTGCTTTGTTGTGTGACATCCAGCAAGCCATGTACCCCGTGAGCCTGCAAATAAGTTTGTGGAAACACGTCACTGTTTAAGCTCAAGGACAGCACTGGCACTTGTAGTGGCAAAGTGTGGCATGTGGCCTTGGCAGTGCGCTAAGGTGTATCACGTATTCGCAGCCTTACTGTTCAGCCTCACAGAGCACAGTAACACCCCAAGGCAAGGACACGTGTGGAAGTCAACACGCCCAAGTGCAGCATTTCCGTGAGCCGAACGGTGTTGCTGTCACACAtctgagagctgcagctggggcagaggagaaACACTCTGACAGCCAGTGCAGCACACCTGCGATGGCTTCAGGAGACGGGACCGAGTCTGTTTAATGTAACTCGCTTCTTTTTAGGTTCTACCAAATGTTTCAGAGCTGTATTTAAGTGATGTCCCTCCAGTCCCCACTTTGGCAGACATTGTGTGGATAGCAGCAGATGATGAAGAAACATACGCCAGAGTCAGGTTGGTCTCCTCTTTGTGTCCTTATTTTTATACACTGGTTTATTTTTGCACAGCACAGGCCAGATATTGATCAAATGATCACAACTTCAGTCCTCTCAAGGTCTGATGTGGTGCCTgttgaaagacatttttcccaagagacaggggaaaaaaatggacaaaGGCCTCTGGGAAGAATTCCTGTGGGAAGTGCCAAGAGCCTGTGCCATGCTGTATTTTACTGTCTGAAAGATCTGTGCAGAGTAGCCCCCATGATCCGAGGTATTTTCTGGTTACAAAAAGAATTGAGTTCTCCTCAGCTTGAAATGTTCTGCCCCAGGAGTTTGGTTCTGGTCAGctgaactttttttcccttaaagcAGGGCAATAGCTATCTTGCAAAAGATAAAACAGCCTTTGAAATCAGAGGCAAAAGTTAATGGGTAAGTGATATTTCCCATGTGCACCTGGCACATGGAGACACAGTTAACAGGAGAGAAATTACTTGAAACCATGTAAACATGCCAGATTTTTGTCCCTTCATCCTTTCACCACATCTTGTGCCATTGGGTCCTGATTTCTGTTCGTTGTAATGCAGAGAGAGCACGAACAGCGGCACAGCACATCTATATGGTGGGATATACGGTGGTACAGACAGCATAGTGGTGCAGAGGCTTAATTCATTGTGCTGAAGTCTTTTGCTCTGCCAAGGTGGAGGCAGAGTGTTGCTGAGCATTGTTGTCTCAGTCTGGACCTTGTAAATGAccaacaggtttttttcttgcagaagtGACACTCGTCCGCTGAAGCACAAGTGGAAGCCAAGTCCCTTCACTGTTATACAGCGAAATGCTTCAGTCCCCAACCTGAGGAAGCAGGAAGAGAAGCTGCTTGCCTTGAAGAAGCCTGGTTTACCAGCACTGAGCCGAACAACAgagctccaggatgagctgagTCACCTTCGTAGTCAAATAGCTAAAATAGTTGCTGCAGAGTCAGGTAGGAATATAAcgagcattttttttcttgaacgAAAAGGGCTGAATTAGTGAAGGAGATAGCCGTTTAGTAGCCTTATATTGGAAATATTgatgtaaaagaagaaatattgtgCAACCTGTTTTATTATACACCGTTGGAAAAATCTCTTAATTGGAAATGGATAACTATCTACAAGTTCACTCTTGAGGCCAAAGACATTGGTGGTTTGAGGTACAGTGTGCTTTCAGTACAGGAAGGTTCTTTCAAGGAGATGTGCACTAAGcatttttctgtggtttgggttgttttcaCTTAATATTTTACACTGGAAATATCCAACTCATTTTCACTACTCGTAATTTTTATAGCAATTCTTATCCTCACTGCCTTTTAAAGCGTGAACAAATACATGCTATCCTCCCTTTGGGAGAGGTGGGTTCTATTCTTACTTACATACGGTGATGGAAAGCAGAGCAGGTCAGAGTGCTTcagtcacagagctgctgtaaCTCTGTAGTGcaaaatgctgcagctcctgagccaGCTCTACATTCTCGCCAGGCCTAATGGTTGTGGAGGAAGAAGCCTGAAAGCAAAAGGCAGGCAAGCAGTTCTCAAGGCTGTGAAGAAAGAGTAAAGACATTTAAGACCTACATTCTGTCAGAGACTCCCTCTGTGACCCTGAGCAGCAgttcagtctctgctcctgtttCTTACCTGTAGAACcagacaaaataaatgttactTTTGCGAAACTAACTTTGCCAGCCATACCCTGGGCTGCATCCAAAGCAgcgtgggcagtaggtcgagggaggggattctgcccctctgctgtcGTGAGACtcctccctgcagtgctgcctccagctctggggcacCAGGAGCAGAACACAGCTGTTGGAGCAAGTCTGGAGGCCATGAAGACGACggggggctggagcacctctcctgcgGGGACAGGCTGAAAACtaggggtgttcagcctggagaacagagggctccagggagacctttaATGTAGCCTAGTCCCTAAAGAGgctgacaagaaagctggagagggactttttacaagggcctggagtgataggacaaggggtgatgtcTCCAAACTGAAAGATGTCAGAGTTAGATGGGATATTAGGAAATTCTTCCccgtgagggtggtgaggccctggcacaggttgcccagagaggttgtggctgcgCAGCTCTGGAAGTATttaagggcaggttggatgggccTTGCAGCAACCTaggctagtggaaggtgtccctgcccatggctgtGGTGTTGGAACAAtatgaggtcccttccaacccaaaccagtctGCCTGACTTCTGCAGGGACAGGATGCGGTGTTTGAACTGGAGGAGTGATGGGCATGATAGGAATAGAGGTAGATACTGGAGAAGGTCTTGTCTTGCAACATGGTGTCACAGGAAGCAGAGTGGACGTGGAGTATGACAGAATGTGATGAATTTGGTTTTTTACAGCATGGGGGAGGCTGGCTGCTGATGCATCTTTATTTATATCATGTTGTTTTGGGGGGTGAAAAATACATACATGGTTTGGTGTGAGTTTCTCTATCCACctcttaatgttttctttttcagcttcttctgCATTAACACCAGACTTATTATCTCCAGGAAGTTCAAATGCGTCTTCTCCTTTACCTTGTTTTGGACCCTCTTTCCAATCCACAACTTCCTTTGTCATTAGTGACATCacagaggaggaggcagagctggaaagCCCCGAGCTCCCTTCAGTCTCCATGCTTTGTTCTACAGCCTCTGAGTGTTGTAAACCAGACCCAAAGGATCCCGATGAGGAAGATTCAGTATCTCTGTCAAAGGCCAGCAGTTTTGCAGACATGATGGGCATTCTTAAAGACATTCATAGGATGAAGCAGAGCAAAGACTTGTAAGTGCTTCCTGAACTCTcttgattgtttttttcatctgtcaAATCACTGTAGACACTGCATTCACTACTTGTTGGTGCTGCTCTACACTCCTGAATCACAGGGGGTAACGCCTCTTTAGAGCAGAACTTCCTAATACCTTTTTGAGGGTTTGTGGGATTTTTAACAATGACTTACGTGTCTGGGTAGAAAGCAGTGGAGCAGAACTTAAACCTATTAGCACAATGTTTGGCTGTTTCAAATTATACACCTGGAAAAAAGCTTGTGTGTGCCCAGATGAAACGCAGAGCCATGTGTCTCCGCAGCCTTCAGGGTCAGGGCCATGCTGCAGGGTTCCAGGTGCAGGTTTGAATTTTCAGCTGCCTTATGTTGATTTGTGGTGTTCTTGTACCTCTTCCGCTTGCAACAAAAGCTGATGATAAAGACTgcagaaaaatacttaaaatactcTAACCAGAGGTGTAAACCATCCATTTTGGCACATGTCTTTAATAATACACTgtgcttttgtcttctgtgtaGAAACCGAACTTCAATGAAGGAGGAAGATCCAGCTGTTCTTATAGCAGAAgttctgagaagaaaatttgCTCTAAAGGATGAAGATCTGACCCTGAAGGAGAAGTGATGCCACTGTCCTTAAACTCTGTAAGCAAAGATGTTATGCTCCCAAAATGTTCTCCACAGTAGCTGCCTTCCTAAGGATTGAGCCTTTTGCCTCTTTTATTAATTAGAAATGGTTTCTGCACTGGACACTTGCTTAGGAAAGACAGATTTGATGTGTTTTCCATGTGTTGTtgtatttaagaaaaatcttttttaagaAGACGGGAATTCTTTTCCACCTGTATTTTGCTGTTGATTATTGATAAGGATCTTCTAAAGAGTGCAGTGAGTGCTGCTGGATGACGTTCTTTGTACCTACAGTTTTCCTTAGGTTCAAGCGAAGCATCAATGGCCGGTTACACTGGGACTTGGTACCATTCCCAGTAGAACAGGAtgtcaaactttttttttttccccctctctcttcTGAGCATGGTACAGAGCTACTGAGAAAGCAAAATAATGCTCCCAGGTCTTCAGTGTAAGAGGTTATTGAATCACAATGGGAAAAGGCATCTTCCCAGTAACTCCGACCCAACGTCAGTGATCAAACAGCTCGGTCGTGTCAAAGGGATGCTGGCTGGTCTGAGCAGGCTCTGGGTCCTTCCTAAATCACAAGTTATCCCCACAGTTGCATGACAGAATGGCCTTAAATTTCTTGCCAGTAGTTTAATGTTTCATTCATAGTCCTTGTATTCAGgtgatgtattttatttaacatCTAAAAGGTCTATTTATCACGCCGCCAATGCTAAGAACAAGCACCCTCCCCAAGAGAAGGAACTTGGCGTTATCTGTGGCTACAGGGCTCATGAACTGAAGAGGTTTCCTTCAGCTACACATTCTCTGCAGTGTTCCTTATAGTTGTA
This DNA window, taken from Colius striatus isolate bColStr4 chromosome 24, bColStr4.1.hap1, whole genome shotgun sequence, encodes the following:
- the MTFR1L gene encoding mitochondrial fission regulator 1-like, giving the protein MAADSTIPIWQNKPHGSARSVVRRIGSNLPLKPCPRATFEVLPNVSELYLSDVPPVPTLADIVWIAADDEETYARVRSDTRPLKHKWKPSPFTVIQRNASVPNLRKQEEKLLALKKPGLPALSRTTELQDELSHLRSQIAKIVAAESASSALTPDLLSPGSSNASSPLPCFGPSFQSTTSFVISDITEEEAELESPELPSVSMLCSTASECCKPDPKDPDEEDSVSLSKASSFADMMGILKDIHRMKQSKDLNRTSMKEEDPAVLIAEVLRRKFALKDEDLTLKEK